From Aegilops tauschii subsp. strangulata cultivar AL8/78 chromosome 5, Aet v6.0, whole genome shotgun sequence:
GTAAAAGGACAAAGAGTGATGGTGTCGTGTACTAGgaggtactcaccacgtcgtctcccaaCTAGGTGGGTCGAGCCGAGGATCCCCATGGTGGTTCACTAATGGGCCACTTCGAGCAGCCCATGACATATACAAGGAAAAtaccacaagacttggtgatcaagacaaggattCCTCTCCACCGACGTATCCGACGAGGACTCTTTTTATCCTAGACCTCTAGTACATTATATAacccgaggccaggctagtcgatagatcatatTCTAGATCATTAGAATCATACACAACAATCTCATGGTAGATACCTGTACTATGTACTATATATCCCCATATCAATGCAATCAAGAGTAAgacgtagggtattatctctttgagaaagcccgaacctaggtaaaatctggtgtccatgttaccatcgcacAAGACGCCTGGCTTAGGACTCCTACCTTGAGATATGCCAGATCTAACATCGACATTGGTGGCCCATACAGGTCATTGCTAGTAGTTGCCGCGGTGTGATGGGAATTTAGATCGGCTCCGGCGCGATCTACGCGTCATAACCGAGCTTCATTATCGACTTCGacatcttcgtcaccggctcgactggTCCCGCGTCGGATCATCAAGATTAGACGGGTGctttcatcaacatcaactctgATCTCTATCAAGGTCATGGgagaatcatccatggagctcgggggctcaacgtcaacattgccctcgggcgaccgcgCAGTTTTTATGGACAGCAGATATATGTTCACCGTCCTTGCCTCCTTGAGCattgtttgaaaaatccttcggtggaattgtgcagaattGAACCTACAACAACCCTGTAAAATTTCTTCATATTCCGTCGGAGGAATCTCCGgcaatctggacgagtttagggcggGGCCTCCAGCGGCCAGCTCGGACATcttttggaagatccaaccgttcatcgGCTACGGAATTCCTATATCGGTCACCCTCAAAATTTCAACTCGATCCGGCCGTTCAAACTCCAGGAAATGTCCGAGGAGTGCATCAATTTTTGGATCAGTTTTCTGCGCGGAAACAAATCCCACCCAAGTTCATCATTTTCATAAACAGATGAGACGTCCTTTTTTGAAGAATTTTTTTCTAAGATATTGTGTTTTGTTCCCAAACACATGTCAATGAATTTTAATCCTTTTCCGAGGCGATCTTCACCATTGCGTCGGTGTCAAACCTGTCCAACCACGTTATACCGACCTGAGACAGCATCGACTACATCGTCGCTTCATCGAGCCAACAACTACCACCTCGGATCATTACTTTGGTGAGCCGACCAAGAGTTCAGCATCATGACAGGCCAAAATAATTGTCAAGACAACATCATCATCCCACAGATTGCACGGGTCGGGCACGCTGGCATCATCGCGCGGCCACTTCATCAGGCCGGCATCGACCACGTCACAAATTTTGACCTACGTTGGCATCGTCGTGCCGTCTCTTTTTAAACCCTACATCCAACACACTGACCTACTTCGACGTGTTGGCTGACATGGAGGCTCCAGCTTCTCCCCGCCGACCTGCTCCGGCACCTCGGCTAGACCAGGGCCttcgccatctcttcatcaacctactccagAGACTTCGGCGTCGCTTgtcgaccagcttcgtcacgttagctagGTCGGGTGCTTCGCCTCGCCACATCGACTGTGTTGTGTCGCCACTTCATCAAGTCGAGCTCCTCGCTCAGTTAGCTCAGTCTTGGGGGTTCGGACCTCGACCAGGCCGAGGACTTAGTCTTTGTCCCGCCACAAGCCCGGACCGCTTCGTCGACGCTGACAACATTAACCaactaagtcgctttcatgctcaaaattTTTAAAATTTTAATTTTCGTTCGGTTCAACCAAGCGTCATATTTTTTGTCTTGAAGAAAAAATATGTTTGTAAAAAACACTGGTTGTTAAAAACAACTTTCTTTGCCCAAGTTAACtaggggctcttaaatttatatgagccATTTTGTAATAAAAGTTTTTTCtaagtcgttgcaaagtctttttttACTCCTCCTTTTTTCAAGTCGAGTGCGTGGTCAAATAGCTGGATAGCCTGATTTTCTCTTTAAAGCCACttgagtttagtttgctaaactggcgGGAGAAGCACTCCACCTTCGGAAAAAAGGAGATTGAAGCCGAAGGCTGACCTTGAAGTCTAGAGATCGGATGTGTTATGTTAAAGCATGACGGAAGCAAAAAAATTATTTCAAGACAAATTTTGGATTCGCACCAAAAAACTTGATTTAATTTAGACGTAAAGTTTTTATGTAAGTTTTTTGGCTTTCCAAGCATAACTCTCGCAATGCAACACCACACACCTTTAAAGCACCAGCAATATTAATGGGGGCTACGACTAGAGCTGAACCCACTAAAAGCCAAGGTACTCCATGTAGTCCTCGGCAAAACGTTCTCGAATATTGCTTTGTGTGCATCgatttcgaattgtgtctttgtTCAACTAAGGGTAAAAGGAGAACCACTTCGATTGTACTTCCAGTTTAACTGGTCAAGTACcttagtggagaaagccgaaaactgactgtcacaatgaGCGTAAACTAGTCAGCGATCTGATGACTGTGTCAAACTATAGATCGATAGAGGTTACCCTGTGTTAAACGATGGGCCTTTCATAAAATTGGCCGAAGTGTTAATGGCTTGACCTCGGCTGACGCCGAACACTAATCGGGGTCTAGTAACTGgactcccaactttaagctcctatgactaaccgaaagttataaagcctgcatatctgattgcctcgtttctgcTAAGACAACCGCTTCCGGGCACTAGGTCGTCagctaagggttgtcttgttacTGCGGAAACACCgccctgcgtagcatctacaaaggggtggaagccgacgatgggtcactttcaaatgataaacggtcgcaacagagtcaaaataaacatatagCATAAAGCTGCAAAATACAGCTTAAAAGCTAACTATCACAACATGTGCAAATTCGATCAGTCGATCAGTAATATTAACCATAAAGGTCGCCTATGTAAAACAAAGAATTTTTGATAAGTCACAAAGTCTTCTTTCATAAGGGTGCTCGGTTTGTTCGATGTCACTAATAGAAAAGCAGTTAAGCCGTCTTTAAAGAAACTGCGCAATTCTAACCACAAGTTTTTGGTATAAAACACTTTGGAACTATAAAAGAACTAAACCGTACTGAGGGCTCCTTGGGGCACCTCGGCACGGTTACATCGGGACTCCTGGAGTGCCCAACATATCATCAACGTTTGTATTCAATATACGAGCGTTGCCTTCtgtaatcatcgttataaagccataaatatgcatcaatttgacttaagattttggctaAGCTGAGTTGCCTAGCTCTTGTGCTTaccccctacgttcccgattgttctgCTAGGGGTAAaaggagcacctctgtgattgttactaccgggtcatgcGGGTTCATACCCCAGACGGGTGAAGTCGAAAGCTAGCTATCTTAAGAATATAATTGGTCAGCAATGATGGAAGTGAAAATTTAGATTCATTAAAGACCAACCacagagttcgggaactttcccaaactaaatcctcaatattttcctcccacattgatcggaggtgaggtttcttGATCATGGTCAACATGATAGTCTGGGAAAAGGAACTTATAAAGGAACTATTTTTCTCACAAGATGTTTCTTTGTTAAATAGTAACATAACATATCTCTCCATGTACCTTTGtttggccggattgccttgttttccaTAAATATTTGTactcataaaggctttataaagtaggaaaaCACTCCCCGGCTaatggccgaggaggttgaaaccgatggtcggtcaacaaatgCGTACCGCAAAAGGGATGAAAAAGACTTCTAGCCAACcgcgtacggtcgaaacgggtACTGTTCATTGGGGGGGGGTCTGGCAtactgtaaaatggaggaaacagacttctctccaacccgtacggtcgaaacggggttttgttcatcgggaggggtgtggcatatcgcaaaacgggactctacgggctactgttcatcatTGTCTACtacctccagcctccacgggctactgttcatccaccgtcgatttcctccaacctccaccggctactgttcaaccagcctccacgaggtcctgttcatccacccgcAACTGGTTGGGGTATGGCGTACCGCGGCACGGCCTcctcggggtcctattcatccggCGGCAACcgcctactaccacggggtcctgttcatttaACCCCCACTGGCTGGGGTGGGGCGTACGAGCGAGCGGCAGCaacgggaactattcatccataGCCAACCAACCAGTTAGGTCAACTCACCAAGTCTCGCGCAAGGGGCTCGATCGATGCGTCTCAACTCGTGTCTACGTGTATCGCGCGCGCGGCAGCAACAAGCACTGTTCATCTAGAGACAAACCAACACTGGACGGTTACGTCTCGCACGGGGACTCGAACGACTTCAGTAAGCAGCAAGAAGGATCGATCGAGTTCAGTTAGCAGggaaggaatcgctcgggttcagttagcagcgaaGGAATCAATCGGGTTCAGTATGTAGTGcgagggatcgatcgctcgggttcagtaagcgaacgtctcgctcgggttcagttagtgAACGCCTCGCACATAcgtgtgtacgagagaaacgcgcagaACACattgcatcgctcggccccggccagccaccataaccgggaactccccggaAATTTCCCCGCCCTCACTTCTACCGCGATTTTTtacgtcatggacagcccaaagaatgtcatgcatgtgcttctccagcccgcccaggacgaaaaaacccattttctgtcataatATTTTGTCATAGAAGTGGAGCTCAACACATCTATGATAATACgtgtttttgtcacaattatcatcatagaagtgtcatatctATGATAGAGAAAGTTTTTGTTCAGGCCATaatgtcacgaatgtgtctttttttttggtAGTGAACCATTTGTAAAGGTCGGTGTCTTCGATTGATTTTCATCTCCTGCCATAGAAAAGAGGAAGCAAAAGGACGTGGAGGGAGTTGCAAGCAACTATATGCATGGAGCAACCAAAACAACCATGGAAAAGGCTATTACATTAAGCAAGGCAACATATCGAGTGTCTACAAGAGGATGGGCATTAGAAACGAAGAATTTATCATACTAGTCATGCACTTTCCTTTAGATATCCTTGCAAGATTGGCGAGAACGATGTCCAATTAAGGAAGGTATAGTCTATTTTTTCTTGATAATGTTTTTACGCATAGATAAAGTTACGGTAATGATAAGTGGCCGGGAGGAGATGGCAAGCGAACCCTTTTTTGTGGTTACTTTACGGGGCAGGAGATTACAAATCCTACCTTTTTTGTCACAAAATTTCTGTTCTTTCCAGAAATTGCCATGCATTTCTAAACAAACTGCCAACACCATACAACTAAACTTGCCATCTAGAACATTCGCCAATGCTAACCCCTTCCCATCAAACGTTCGCCACATATGCGGTCCTAATGTTATTTGCAACCTATTAAGGGAGCTTTAGTCTGTTTCTTTTAGATAATGTTATTAGCAACATTGATGCCACTATACTCTTGCAAACACAGGTCCTGCTGCGATGCTGTGCAGTTTCTATAGTCATTCAATAAGCACCACATTATGTTTTTCTTCTTTTTGAGGGAAACACCATCTAGTGCACTTCACTAAAATTATAGGAGTCATATCATTCATGACATGCAGCAAGATAAAACTAGGTGGATCACCATCCCAAAACACTACGGCATGAAGATTGTCCTTTTATACCAAACAATTCAAAGATATATAAAGATATTATGTTCAACATTTACGTCTTCAGTAAAACAAAAAGATAGTACAGCAGTAACATTGTGAGACATGATCAATTCATTTTGGATGCATAATATTCAGGATGGCTCTTGCGTCAGGCAAGAAACAAGTGTCCAAGCCGGAAAACGGGGCTAAGGAGAACAAAATATTGGCTAGATAAAAACCAAGATAAATATTTAACCTTGCCAGAAAGTAAAGCCTATACTGACTTGCTCAAATAAGATTACTGGTTTTACACTGAGGCTTGCCGGAAATCAAGTGACTTGCTCGATGAATAAAATTACTGGTCCTACAATGTGGCACAGAAAACTTCTCCCTGTCAGCATTGTACAGTTACAAGATTTCACTGTGGTGCTGCACCGCGAGGCGGAGGATgctgcggcggcggtggtggaagGCCAACATTGCCCATCCCTGGCTGCAAGACCAACGACACACTTGAGTGAATACGGCAGCCACAGCACCAGTGCGAATAAACAATTTACACAACATATCATGGCCGGAGCAAGTCAATTCAGATATGAACATCCATTAACATGCGACGGGAATCTTACTTGGTAAGAACCTAGACCaggaatggatgacatctgtccttGTGGAGCCATCTGGCCCTGAGGCCGGTTGTACATACCGCCCATAGGAAAGTTTTGCATGCCAGAAGCACCTGAGGAACCTTGAATGTTTCCCATTCCGTTTGGGAAGCTGCCCATTGGAGGCATATTGCCTGGAGGGATGGAACCCGGATGATTCTGGTTCAGGCCAATCAAGTGTTGTGGCATTTGAGGCATCATCTGGGTTGACGAACCTTGCATTGCCTGTACATATCAAAACCAACATATCAGCCATTGTTCCAGTAGTTCCAAGGATTCAGCGCAGAAGAGCCAGTATAAATGGTACAGAATGTAATTCACATTCTAAAGATGTAACAGAAACTTCAAATGTATTTGGGTTTATAATGCATATCATAGTAGCGTGGCACCCTGCCCCTCTGGCTTCAATGAAAAGAGTGTTCAATGTTGAAGAAAAAACAGCCAAGCAACACCTGACTAAAAGGGTCTAATAGTGAACTATTATTAAAAAAAATAAGTACGCAAATTTTTCCATGTAACCACCGTGTATGACAGTACAGGAATGTTGCTTTTCACTGGAAACAAAGTGGTACAGAAATTCTGAAAATAATAATAGAAAAAAGGTATTGGTGAATAGTACCATTGGGTGTGGCATGGGTGGTAGCGGTGGGTTCACTGGTGATGGCCCTGGCATGGAACCTGGCATCGATGGAAGCTGAGGAAGTGATGATCGAGGtccttgttgatgttgaagaatGTGTGCTGGCGGTGGCATATTTGGAGGCGGTGGCCGAAATTGAGAATGTTGCTGCTGAGGCATCTGTTGATAGTGTTGCTGCTGCCCAGTGGGTAGAAGAGATGGATGAGGACCTGGTGGCAACGGAGGCGGACCAGGTGGAAGACCAGGTATAGATGGCCTCTGTTCTCCATGATCAGATCCATCAAGATGCATTGCAACACCAATGCCAGGTATTGTACCAGCAAATGGCCCAGGTGTTTGTTCAGGCATCTGGAATCGACCAGCAAAAGCAGAGTGTTGGTCACCATAACCTGATAAATTGACATCTTCAAATTATTGCCCAGATCAAGAAAAGAAAGCCAAACAATACCCGGAGGATCAAAGACACAGACAAAGTGAACTGGTAATGTTTATGGAATTCTCTAGCTAACTATTTCGTGCAATCAGAAGGCATGCATTCATTACCCATCTTTTTTTCACAACTCAAACCAAAAACAAAACAAGCTGAGAATGAATCAAAGCAACCTTGGATCTGTCCGCTGTTGAATTTATCACGGGTAAGATCGCCAGGCCTGTTTCTACACCAGAATCTTGTAGCATGATCATTGCCACCACTGAGAGAAAATAACAAGATATCAGTCCAAACAAATGCTATTACAAGGACTAGCATGAAATGGAAGTTTGAATATTTCAGATACAGATACAGTTAAAAGAAATAACCAAACATTACAATCAGCATGTTTCTATATCCACATTTACAACtataagtactccctccattccaaaataattgaaGTTATAGGTTTGTCCCTAAGtcaaacttgtttaagttgaccAACTCTACAGAAAAAGTGGCAAGATCTACAACACCAAATACACCTAGTACAAAAAATATTTCATAAAGAATCTCATGAGGCTAATTTGGtgttctactccctccattcctaaatataagtctttttagagatttgaatatggactacatacggatgaatatagacgtattttagagtgtagattcactcattttccactgtatgtggtccatattagaatctctaaaaagagttatatttaggaacggagagactAGATGTTAATATACTTTTCTATAGATTTGGTCAAACTTAGACAAGCTTGACTTAGGACAAACCCAGAACTTTAATTATTGTAGTACATCAGAAAAATAATAACCCACAAGCACATGATCAGCCACGTACATTAAGATTTAAAATTCAGAAAGTAATAGTTTGTAAATTAAGTACCTGGAAAGTAGATAGCCCACTGGATGCCAGGCAAGGTCCCACACACTATTGTCATGTGCATTATTTATTTCAATTTGTGGGGCTTCATGGCTGCCAAAAACAATGAAAAATATGCTCATCAGTTTGAGATATCATTTCTAAACAACACAAAATAGTAACTAGAGTATCTTTTTGTTAACTGCAAATCTCGAGGTTATCTTGAAAAATATGAAAAACAATGATATGTAATTAATTATATATTCAATTATTCATGACTATCAAAGGTGTAGATCACAACAAATCACAGTAAAATGAGTTCCGATCCAAATTGAAATTGTGATAACAAACTGCCAGGCCAGTCCGAATTATTATGTCAATGGTTCCATTTGTGTTTCTTACCCGACCAACCAATGAAAGATTCCACCATCATAGCTCCCACTAACAAAGTATTCTTCATGGAATGGATGCCATGCCAAAGCTGCAGAAATAAATAAAGTAAATCAAATAACACAACCATGCTGAACAAGGGCAGCGGACATTATAATTTTCTTTGTAACGTTAAGTCACTGGTCTGATCATGTAAAGCAAATGAATAACTTGAGTGAAAATATATCTAATCTTGTAGGAAAGAAACATAGAATTGAAATTCTGTGATGAGAATCTAACCAGTTACATCCTTATTGTGCCCACGGAAGGATTCAAGTTCTTTCATGGATCTAATATCATATAACTGCACAAAACACATTCACAATAATAAGTGAGGAATTGCCCGATATATCATGGATTAATTTACTGGATAGAAAGAGACAGATAGAACAAGGCAGACACACTAAGTTCCTGAAGGCACATGCAATTTGAATCTGGAGTACGGAAACTACTACATTAGAAGGAGAGGAAGAGTTTGTTCCCTACTTGCAACTATGAAGCATAACTTAATGGACATGATAGATTATTAATTAGGTTTAGGAAGCTTGGTTTTTTTGGATCACGCGGCCTAACCGCCTAAATGCGTTCTAAAAGTTGGTATCAAACTTTGGGCACTATTAGTATGAACTTCAAGTCTTCCTCACTAGCACAAGTATATGTGTAAAACATCAGCAGAATTAATAAGCTACCAACATATTTAAGTATTCTTCTTTCAGAGGGAAAAGTAAGAAGTTAATAATAACAGGGTACAAAGGTAAAAGTTATTGACCTTGATAATCTGATCCTTAGACGCAGTCAAAACCCAGTTCCCATTCTGATTCCATTTTACACACTGCACAATATTTTTATGACCATGGCTGCAGAAATAGCTGATCAGGTGCTGCCATGCCACAGAACTTCATGGTTTGCAACATAAGACGAGGGACACAAATACTTACAATGAACGTAGCTCCCTACCACTTTTTGCATCCCAGAGTTTTACAAGATAGTCTTTCCCACCTGGATAGCACAGAAACAAATGAGCTCTGGACAAATAAACCCATTATTAAACTAGCAATAATAATGACTAACCTGAAGCTAATAAAGATTTTGTGGGATGCCAATCGACACTTTTAACATCCCAACCATGGCCTGGCTGAGTTTGAAGGCAAATTCAGGTTAATTCACACACAAAGAGTTAATACCACAATGTAACTTCAGACAAGCAAGCATCAAGTAGCACATGCACAAACGAAAAGTTTAGCAACATTACCAGTTAGGGATCTTTCTTCTTGGCATCTTGCGAAGTCCCAAACCTTCACGGTTGTGTCATCAGAACATGAACAGAACTTCAGGTCTGTTCTACAAAAGCTGTTTAAAGTATGTGTTTAAGTAGGGAATGAACATTAAATTGGTACATCTAAAGTAAAGAACATAGCACAGTCATCACCTCAAGTCACGGACTGATTCTCTGTGTGCAGTTTTATTCACTTTGACATTGTTCATGTTACTTTGCCAATACCTGGAAAGGATTCAAATTTCAAAGGATGCAGTTAACAAGTCAAACAATGTAACATTATTAAGGGCCAGTATTTAGCAATGGTACAGGGTGAAAGGGCCAGCATACTTTATTGCACCACCATCGTCGCCCGTAACCATCCAATTTTCATTGTGACTCCAAATCATTGATCTCACGGCTTGTTCATGAGCCTATTTATCAAAttaataacaccaaataattaaTAACACCAAATAAGTCAAGTTAACTAAGACACTAGTAACTGCACCAGTAGCTAATGTGAAATACCTGAAGAATCATTTCAAAATTAAAAGATTGCCCATTCCATAGGGTGAATTCACCACTCTGTGATCCAGTAATAAGCCGGCGTCCTGTAGGAGTCCACTTTATTCAGAAATAACACTATGTTAGACCCAGACgagaaaaaagtaaaaaataacaaaaataacACCAAAATAGAACCTTCATGAAAGTTTTCACATAGATGACAACGAAATATAAACTGGCATGGAGCTGTCAAGCTGGTCTACTAACTAGTGTAAAAACATGGGAATTTGGAATTTTCCATCAACCTAGGTGGCAGATTTTAATGCATGTGATGATGTTGATCCTTCAATAAGTCTACTACCCAAGTAGTGAAGGTAGTTAGGCATTCAAACATTTAAGGACCATACAGCAACTTCATGCACATCAGATTTTCAAACCAAGTAGCACATTTAGAACAAGGAGATAGAGATGGCAATAGATTTGAAGAGAAAAGGGAGCTCAGTTATGTACGGTCAGGCCCGGGCGCATGGGAGTGCAACCTGTGCGCCCGCACAGGGCCTCCACTTCCTAGGGGCCCCTGATTTTCAAAGCAATATTACAGAAGCAGGCTCAGTTGCAAGCTCGAAGTCCAGTTGGCCCAGTTGCATGTTCCAATCAATCAACCAATTCGGTGAGGTGGGCTTCGGGGCTGCGCGCGCGATGCGCGAGGAAGCAGCAGCTGCTTGATCGCTCGAAGCCCAATCCATGTCCAATCGTTCGTCTCAAGCAGACATAAAAAAGCATCCAGATCCAGGCTGCGTCTGCACCTCTTCTGCGTTTGTGACTCTTCATCCGCAACACCGAAGCAGAAGCTGAGCACCAGACGGCAGCAGCTGAGCCCAGGTGAGCGGTTCGAGTTTGGCAAATGTTGGAACCCTTTTTCCATTGGCTAAGGACTGGCGGCTTTGACTGTAAGTTCAactaattttattttattttcatcttCTCGGTTTTCGCTTTTGATTTTACCAATACCCTGTAGTTAATTTTATTCTTTTCATCTTTTTTATACTAGATGTTTAGTGTTCCAACATCTAGCTAGGTCATGTTTTCATCCCGAGACCATAAATCTAACTCAATCTGACAAAGAACTATGCAACCAAGCATTGAATGGATAAGATTCTCGATCCACCCCATTGCTACATGACACAGTATAACCTATACATTACTATCATTCTATTTTTCTACTGTAGTAGGGCCTATTTTAATGTTTAGCACAGGGCCTCCGATTTTGCCGGCCCGGCCCTGTGTACGGTCTAGTGTTTGTGAACACTTAAAACTATTCTTTTAATTTCGAACACAATCTGCCAGGATTGAAGTTCTCAAGTTTTTCTTACTACTACTAGAAGCCAAGTACGTTTGAAGCTTCGAAAATGCAGCAAGCCAATGTTGGTGACCACAATACCTCCAATCACCCATTCAATATTTCAACTGTATACAAAGTGCATTAGTGCATGATGTCAGAAGGGGAAAAAAGTCACTATAAAGTAGTTGTCGACTTAGCTTATTGTATTATGACTCCTGTTATATGATTAACATGTATCTTTCACACTAGGCATCACGCTCACAGATACCACTTCTATCTTGGAAGTCAAAGTCAAGTAAAACTGAAATGCCAAGTAGGGTAAATAAGCATATTATGTAGAATCGCATCTATCTTCAGTTCATGTAACCCTGCTGCCATGACCTGGTGGGGTTTTTTGAGATATGCAACAGTAGGTGCCTGCAGCTAGAGCATCAGGAACATAGAGAGATGGGTATCACTTAACTCACCACGACACAGTTTATGGAGCACCGGTTCTTATTGATAGATGAATGAACAAATTTCCCAGCAAAACTTGTAGAGGGGTTGTCTGGGTATGCAACAGAAGGCAACATCTGCATAACGGTGTTAATCAGTATATCTCGATAAGAAATAGCAGAAGGTATAATCTTGTATTCATGATGTAGTAAATACATATAACTTCGAAAATTTCCACTAATAACACTCATACATAAGAATTTTATTACTGAAGATGGTAACTGATATAATTGGGAACAAAATTAGCACTAAAATTGAGGGATCAGATCCAAAACCAACTAGCCAAGTGACAACAAAAATCACACCACTTTCATGTCTAAAAAGGAAGAGCCAAAATGAAACACAAGTAAACAGGTGTTCTTTTTCATTACTGAGTGCATTCATCAATTGTAAAGTGGGAGTTACCTAACTGCTTCTTCCTGGAACAATCAACAGTTCACCCAAACCCCAGGAATTACTTGTTAACCAAAACAATACTTGTCTTGCCTACCACTATGGAACAAGCCTTGCTAGGGACAAACTGCATACTGCCCATACATGACGGCTCATTCACAATTCACCATATCCAGAAACAGGGCAGTATTAAGGTGATAAGGTCTGCCTGGATTTCATCCAGTAAACTAGTGTGTTTATTGATGAAATAACACAAGCCACTCAACAGTAGTAGTGGCCTGGCATCGATGGAAGAACCATAGATTATCTTAGATAACTATGAGATGAAAGAGAAGGTTTTTTCTAAATTAAGAGGCTTGTTTCGAATAAATTGCATTAAAATATAGCTGCACTTGCACCTTATGAAGATTTGCTTCACAAATATACCATGTACACCTCGGCATTTAGTTATTTAGGCAAAAACATCCAATCAGCCAGATAAGGAAAACATGAAAATGATAATACAAAACCAAGAGTTATTATGCAAGTTTTTTAACAATTATTTATGAATCTAAATAACAAGAACACAAATCTCTGAAATAATATTTGTTAGGCATCCTACACAGCAACATCAATTTTCTATCATGTTTATACATTTGTAGGGCAACACGTTCTTTCTCTAAAACTAAACTATCAGAAACAATATTTGATAGGCATCCTACATAGAACATCAATCTTCTATCATGTTTATTATACATTTGTAAGGCAACACTACAGTTCTTTCTCTAAATCTAAAATGGCACTTCAAAATCAACTGATGCTTGTGCATGCATCCACTAGTTAGCATTGTTATTTATACCAGAATATTAG
This genomic window contains:
- the LOC109751813 gene encoding flowering time control protein FY, with product MMQQQQQQQQPLPPPPPQHPPPQPGGGGGGDFYRGPLQPPMRQLSAASSTNLAPDYAGHPGPQQHHQQQQHQQQQQQQPFDAYGDNFGAKRMRKPVQRRTVDYTSSLVRYAQARMWQRDARDRFTLQPTAAAVLDMLPSVAYPDNPSTSFAGKFVHSSINKNRCSINCVVWTPTGRRLITGSQSGEFTLWNGQSFNFEMILQAHEQAVRSMIWSHNENWMVTGDDGGAIKYWQSNMNNVKVNKTAHRESVRDLSFCRTDLKFCSCSDDTTVKVWDFARCQEERSLTGHGWDVKSVDWHPTKSLLASGGKDYLVKLWDAKSGRELRSFHGHKNIVQCVKWNQNGNWVLTASKDQIIKLYDIRSMKELESFRGHNKDVTALAWHPFHEEYFVSGSYDGGIFHWLVGHEAPQIEINNAHDNSVWDLAWHPVGYLLSSGGNDHATRFWCRNRPGDLTRDKFNSGQIQGYGDQHSAFAGRFQMPEQTPGPFAGTIPGIGVAMHLDGSDHGEQRPSIPGLPPGPPPLPPGPHPSLLPTGQQQHYQQMPQQQHSQFRPPPPNMPPPAHILQHQQGPRSSLPQLPSMPGSMPGPSPVNPPLPPMPHPMAMQGSSTQMMPQMPQHLIGLNQNHPGSIPPGNMPPMGSFPNGMGNIQGSSGASGMQNFPMGGMYNRPQGQMAPQGQMSSIPGLGSYQPGMGNVGLPPPPPQHPPPRGAAPQ